The DNA region GCGGCTGAAGAGTTGGCAGAAGGGAATAGTGAAGAGGTTGGAGCGATATTGACAGGCATCCGGATTAACCTCGGAAAAATCAATCATCACGGCAAGCGCGCGGATTCAATTATCAAAGGCATGCTGCAGCATGCCCGTGGCGGATCGGGTAAAATGGAGCCGACAGATGTGAATGCCCTGATAAAAGAATTCACCAACTTAGCATTTCACGGAATGCGCGCCGGGAAAGATCCGATGGATGTGGATATCGAGCTGGAATTGGATGAGAAGGTTAGAGAGGTTGACTTAATTGCCGAAGACTTTAGTAGGGTGATCGTAAATTTGTGTAATAATGCGTTTGATGCGATGAGGGAAAAACAGAATTCAGAATTGAGTATTCAAAATTCAGAAGAATTTAGTCCAAAACTGTGTGTCCGAACTCGATTATCGGATTCAGAGAGTATCGTTATTGAGATCGAAGATAACGGACCGGGTATTCCGGATGAAATAAAGAATAACATTATGCAGCCTTTCTTCACAACTAAGAAAGGGGCACAAGGAACTGGTCTTGGACTGAGTATCACCAATGATATAATTAATGCTCATGGTGGAAGTCTGGACGTTGAATCAGAGCCAGGAAAGACAGTCTTTAAAATAATACTTAATGTTTAAAAGAAAGACTTATTCTCCCATTTAACCATTCATCAAAAAAAGTATAAGCCCTTAGAATGGACGGATGTAAAGGTTTTATGGTCTAATTGCTGGCAGATACAGTCTATATACCAGATTGTTATAGAAGATTGTAGAATTTATACCTACCGGCTATGGTGAAGAGTTGTTTAAAATTGGGACAATTGGAGGCGGACCAGGTCTTCATGTCAGCAGCTTTAGCAGCATAAGCAGACTTAGTTAAACAGCAGCTTTGAGTATCTACACGGTGGAGCTTTGAAAGCTGCTAAAGCTGCCGGCCAGCTTCTTGGCACGTCTAAGGACGGAACCATAACGCGCATATTCAGGCAAAAAAATCGCTCCCTGTCGTAACCGTAATTTGCCCAACCCATCATTCATTATCTTTATCGACAATTATGAATTAAAGGGTTATCCTCAAATGTTGGAATGGGCTCCTTGTATGTGTTCTTCAAATTGAAACTCCAATCTGAATTTTCCTTTGGTCTGAACATTAAAATCACCAGCCAGCTGTTTCAGCAATGTATGAATCAAGGTGTGTCCTAGACCGGCGGTACCTGTAAATTCAATGTCATCAGGATATCCTTTTCCATTATCTTCATAAATGACGTTAATGTTATGATCCGAGCGTGTGATGTTGACCGTAATTTCTCCACGTTCATTGTTTGCGAAGGCGTATTTTAATGAATTTGTGATAAGCTCATTTAACATTAGGCCTAATGGAATTGCCTGGTTAATATTCAAACTGTCCAGATTAACTTCCGTATTCATGACTACCTCTTTATTATCAAAACTGATGCTATCCTCAATAGTTGATACAAGATTTTTGATATACTCCTCGAAGGGTATGTCTGCAAAATTATCCGACTGATAAAGCAGCTCGTGCACCATTGCAATGGAATGGATTCGGTTACTACTCTTTTTAAGGATCTCCTTGAATTTTTGGTCCTCAATATCCTCTAATTGAAGTATTATGAGACCAGAGATAATAGCCAGGTTATTTTTTACCCTATGGTGAATCTCAGAAAGTAACAGCTCTTTCTCTTTTAGTGACTTTTTAATTATTTGTTCGTTAGCTTTGCGTTCGGTGATATCAGAAGATATCCCGATGACAGCTACCAAATTGCCCGTTTCATCAATCACGGGAGAATTGGTTACCATGGCCAGAAAAACGGATCCGTCTTTACGACTCACTTCGAATTCACCATACCAGCTTTCTCCGGCAAGTAATTTGGAAAAAATATCAGAAGCCAGTTCTCGCGAGGCTATAGAAGGAGTGATATCAATAATATTTTCGCCCAGCGCTTCCTTTGTCGACCAGCCATAAAGCTGTTCGGCCGCACGATTCCAATATATAATTTTTCCATCCGGATCCGTGGATATGACTGCTTCTCCTATTTCATTCAGCAATCGGGAGTTAAACTTTAGCTTTTCCTCCACTTGTTTGCGCTCGGTAATATCCGTAGCTATCCCACCGGTAGATTTTCCCACTCCCGGGATCTCGCCCATGGGAAACATATTGGTAAGATAGTGGCAATCCCCCCGGAGGGTAGAGACCTTCTCTTCATATTTAATTGGCCGGTTGGTATCCAATACTTTTTTATCATTTTTTTGAAACTCCCTGGCCGTTACTTTATCAATAAGCTCAAAAGCTGTTTTCCCGATTACCTGCTTGTCGCTCAGTTCAAATATCTTCTTCCACTTCTCATTCACAAATTGGTGCCTGCCTTCACGGTCACGCACCCAGATCGCCGCCTCCGTCTTGTCGGAGATGGTCTCTAGCAGCAACCGACTTCGCTCTGATGCAATTTTAGTTCGTTTTTGGTTATCAATATCCTGAAAACTCACGCTCAGGTGTTTACAAATCCCATCTTCATCCATTTCAGGCTCACCGATAGATCGGGTCCAAAGCTCCTCCCCGTTAGTCGTATTAATCCGCAATTCCACATCAAAAGACTTGCCATGGTTAATAGCATTTTCAACGGATCGGGTCATGGTTTTCCTGTCTTCGCCGGATTTGTAAAAACAAAAGACCGTTTCCAAATCGGGCAGATAATCTTCAGATACATCGAAAATTTGTTTCACCATGTCAGACCAGTACACCACGTACTTATCCAAATCCAATTCCCAATAGCCGATTCGAGAAATCTGACTCATTTTATCCAGCCTGCGTTCTTTCTCCAGCAGCTCCCGCCTGTTCATCAAGTGATTGATTTTTAATACCAAATGACTGGCAATAGAGTCTATCAGTGCTACCTCTTCCTTGATAAAGGGACCTTCGTCTAATACAGGCATATCTTGCAGGTAAACAACGCTTATTTTGAGTAGAAGCCCATTTAAACATTCCCGTTCAATCTCTAATTTCCAATCGGTATCACGATATTCGTTACTTTGGTATACCCGTTCTCCAAATTCTATGGATGCGGCGGTTATATGTGGGTACTGCCAGCCCGGTGCCAGAAGGCTTACAGCTTTTCCAAGCAGTTTTTGAATTGACGTCCCTCCAAGGGAAGAAATATTATACAGGCAGGTCTGCTCCTTAATCCGTTCTTGCAGATTCACCAGTGCCTCTTCCCGTTCTTTTTCCAAAAGCTTTCTTTTGGTAATATCCTCCTGAATCCCAATGAATTTTTGCTTTTCCTTTACCTTATCGTAGAACGGGTTAACATCAATTTCAAACCATTTTTTTTCGCCTTCATTGGTGTATATTAAAAATTCCTGCCTGAATGGTTGTTCTTGCCTGAAGCTGGAAATGCCCTCTTGAATTGACGCAGCATCGGTCTCGTTTCCCGCCAGTAATTCTCCGAAGCCCGTACCGATGAAATCCTTGGATTCATATCCCGTGGCTTTTAAAAAGGAATCATTTACCCACTCCACTTCTATTTTATCGTTGAATATGATCACTCCGTTGTGCATCCTGCTGGCGACCTGCGAAAGTTTTCTAATCTCCTCGTTTCTGCTTTCCTCCTCAGTTACATCACGAAAGGTTCCATAAATGCGTACGGTTCTTCCCTCTACTTGCTGTGGCACTCCTGAAACATGAATCAGCTTCTTCGCATCGTTATCTCTTGAAGATTGAAGAATTTTATCGAAGGCAAGTCCATCTTTGATGGATTTTTCGATAGCGCACTTGAATATTTCCTGTGATTCGGTATCCAATTTTTCGATCAGCGTTTTTCCAGCCAGCTCCAAACCATCAGGCAGATCAAAGAGATCAAGTACCAAGCCGTTGCAATAGATTCTGTCAAGCATGAGGTCCAACTCCCATCCACCGACATTAGACATTACTTCCGAATGTTTCCGAATCGCCCGAAGCCGTTTCCGCTCTGATATATCCTGAACATAGGAGATAATGTAATTCCCGAACCTCTCATCCTCAATCTGTGTTATCGTTGACTTTACATAGCAATCCCTGTTATCCTTGCGTATCAGTTTCCACTCATTGGTGAAGACCCCGCCCTCCGAAATAATTCTATTAAATACATTTTCCGCCTCGACTAATTTCTCCTTCTCATTCAGGTCCAGATATGACATGCCGACCAATTCTTCATCCGAGTAACCTGTCAGTTCCGTAAATTGGTTATTTACCTTGGTGAATTTTCCGTCTTTATCAATGATGGCTACGGAAAGTCCGGAAGCATTAAACGTAGCCAGAACCAGCTGGTGTTTAAGCTGGTTCTCTCTTTGCGATTCGTAGTTTTTCAGCTCTCTTTCAACGGATATTCCCAGCCTTCCGAGATTATTTTTAAGGCAATAATCATTCACCCCTTTTCTAACGGCATCAACGGCTTGCTCCTCGCCTATAAAACCCGAACATAGGATAAAGGGTATGTCAGGGATTCTATCGCGGACAATCTTTAAGGCATCTAAGCCCGTAAAACCAGGCAGATTGTAATCCGAAATTATGATATCGGGTATAGCCTTGTCCAGGAATGCCTTAAGGTCTTCGACGGAATCAACAATTGCAAAGTCAAAGATCGAATCCGATTTTTTTAGCTCAAGCCTGATTAGCTCGGCGTCATCCCTATCGTCTTCAACGATTAAGACGGTATAGTTTTTATTTGTCATTTAAGTAGGGTTGATTTATAGCCAGCCAATAGACTCCCAGGTTATTTACCACCTCAACAAAACCCTTGTAATCCACCGGTTTACGTACATAGCTGTTGGCTCCAAGTTCATAACCTTTTAAAATATCTTCTTCTTCCTTGGAAGAAGTCAGAATCACTACCGGAATCAATTTTGTAGGTTTTTTACTTTTAATCTCTCTCAGTACTTCGTGACCGTCAATTTTCGGGAGCATCAAATCAAGCAATATGATCATAGGCAGGCCTCTTTTGTCTACTCCTTCGGAATGATTACCAAAAAGAAAAGCCAATGCTTCTTCACCATCCTCAACAACATGAATTTCATTGGCAAAATTATTTTTCTTGAATGCCAGCATGGTCAGCTCGACGTCGTCGGGATTATCTTCCACCAGTAGTATATACGGTTCCTGATTTTTCACTTGGTCTCCTGCGGTTTGTTTTCTGTTAGATAAAAATAGAAGGTTGCTCCCTTTTCCGGTTTGCTCTCAGCCCAGATTCGTCCCCCATGCCGGTTGATTATGCGCTGAACCGTAGCCAGGCCGATGCCGGTTCCTTCGAACTTTTTTTCGCTATGAAGTCGCTGAAATGCCCTGAAGAGTTTCCCCGCAAATTTCATATCGAAACCGACTCCGTTATCCTGAACGTAATATGTTTTCCGATTCTTATGTACTGTAGAGCCCACCTTGATTTGAGCCGGTTTCCGGTCGGATGAAAATTTCCAGGCATTGGAGAGCAGGTTTTGCATCAGTGAGCGAAACAGCCCTTTATCGGCATGAATCCCAAGATCCCCTTCGTTATGAAATGCTACCTCGCGTTCCGTATCCCACTCTCTCAACTCCTCGACCAGTTCCAGTGCCAAAGTTCCAAGATCAAAGTATTCGGTCTCGATATTTTTTTTCGAAATTCGGGATAGTTTCAGAAGGTCATCGATAAGACTGCCCATTTTCTGGGCGGCAACTCGAATGCGATTCAGGTAGTGTTTGCCTGTTTCATCAAGTTGTTCGCTGTATTCGTTTAACAATTCCTGACTAAACCCATCGAGCCTTCTCAAAGGAGCTCTCAAGTCGTGCGCTACCGAATAGGTAAAGGATTCTAACTCATCAATTGCTGACTCAAGCTGCACACTCTGCCTTACAAACCCTTTATCCAATCCTTTTTTTTGTGACTCTTCTCCAGGCATGTCATTAAAAGTAATACCTACCACCTGTTTTGAAATAAACCAGACAAAGCCGCCTACTTGTTTGCCTGACTTCCCGGTACCTTCCCGCTCTACCTCCCAATGTTTCGTCTTACCGGTTGAAATAGTATCCAGTATGATGTCTGTTAAGACCGTTTGGGCAAGCCCCGGATACATCTCCCTCCATGGCTTTCCATTATTGGATTTCATTTCCATACCGGTAACCCGGCAAGCGGCTTCATTAACGTTGACTTGTCGGAAGGAAGGAGGAGTACAGGTATCATCTAATTCCAATACCAGCAATCCTGATGGAAAAGATTCAAACATACTTTGATCAAGGTCAGAGCACAAATTCATAAAACTCGGATAAAATGACAGGCAAGTAAAGCTTAAGAGCTTTTAAGAAGGGTGGTATCAGTGAATCTGATTACGAATAGAAGCTCCGATATCCAAGTTTCATGTTGCCTATAGATGGCAAGGAACCTCAACATATTTCCTTGTGCGGTTTTAATTACAGCATAGCAAGATACGGCTATCATAAGCCTGAACCTATTATTATCTATGCTGTTTTAGAAATAGGCATAATGGTAGGTACTGTCTCACAATTCCGGTTTTTACCGTATCAGAATAGTTTTACTTAAAGGGTTAATTGTTATTTGGAAATTTTGAGATAGGTTATTTTTCACGCGGATAAGACCGGCCTAAAAGCAGGCGCTTCAAAAAAATCCAGAAAAATATTACAGATTCAGTTTCGGTGTTAATCAAATAGCAGATCTTTAATAGTATGCATCCACGCTGGTTCAATCTGACTTCCTACCACCCGCCGTTTTAAAGGTACCCCTTCCGGCAAGATAAGATTTGAAATATTAATGGTTTAATACATAAGGAGGGCACCGACATCACGACACGTTTCTGAAAAACTTTTAAGTAAAACGGTATTGAGTAAAGTTTCCTACTAAGTTTTCAAAAAGATGTCGTTTCTGTCGTATTGGCTTGTTAGGAGAGGGGAATGTAGCTGTCAAGTGTATGTTAGCTTGATTTTAGCAGCACTAGCAGCCTGCTTCGCGAGTATCAATCTACAGTCAATTATCAACTCATGGAGTGATTCAATTCGGAGCATCTTTTTCGATTTTGAAACCAGTACCAATTTAGCTAAAATCCTTAATATAACGCTGTCTTTTCCATTGGTATATGTATAGAATTTTTACGCATTTAGGGAGTCTGCATCTACAATCTCTTCAAAAACTTTTATGAATGTAAAAAAAATTTCAGCATTCTTAGTACTTGCGGTATATTTTTTCTGCTTCGTTCCAGATAATTCAAAAGCCCAGCATGGCAGTCAAGAAGTGGATAATGCCATCCTTTTACTTGGTAAGGATTCGGAGATTCCAGCTCTAGGACCTGTTGAAATTACACCCATAAATGCACCAGGAACAACCATTACAGAGGATATTCATGGTTTTATGTGGTTTGGAGGCAATAATGGTCTTTATCGCTACGATGGGAGTGACTTTATTCACTACCAGCATGATCCACTTGATTCTACCTCATTGTCAGAAACATGGGTAGAGAGTTTATACGCTGATTCCGATGGTTACTTGTGGATTGGTACATTCGGCGGGGGACTCAA from Halalkalibaculum roseum includes:
- a CDS encoding PAS domain S-box protein, giving the protein MTNKNYTVLIVEDDRDDAELIRLELKKSDSIFDFAIVDSVEDLKAFLDKAIPDIIISDYNLPGFTGLDALKIVRDRIPDIPFILCSGFIGEEQAVDAVRKGVNDYCLKNNLGRLGISVERELKNYESQRENQLKHQLVLATFNASGLSVAIIDKDGKFTKVNNQFTELTGYSDEELVGMSYLDLNEKEKLVEAENVFNRIISEGGVFTNEWKLIRKDNRDCYVKSTITQIEDERFGNYIISYVQDISERKRLRAIRKHSEVMSNVGGWELDLMLDRIYCNGLVLDLFDLPDGLELAGKTLIEKLDTESQEIFKCAIEKSIKDGLAFDKILQSSRDNDAKKLIHVSGVPQQVEGRTVRIYGTFRDVTEEESRNEEIRKLSQVASRMHNGVIIFNDKIEVEWVNDSFLKATGYESKDFIGTGFGELLAGNETDAASIQEGISSFRQEQPFRQEFLIYTNEGEKKWFEIDVNPFYDKVKEKQKFIGIQEDITKRKLLEKEREEALVNLQERIKEQTCLYNISSLGGTSIQKLLGKAVSLLAPGWQYPHITAASIEFGERVYQSNEYRDTDWKLEIERECLNGLLLKISVVYLQDMPVLDEGPFIKEEVALIDSIASHLVLKINHLMNRRELLEKERRLDKMSQISRIGYWELDLDKYVVYWSDMVKQIFDVSEDYLPDLETVFCFYKSGEDRKTMTRSVENAINHGKSFDVELRINTTNGEELWTRSIGEPEMDEDGICKHLSVSFQDIDNQKRTKIASERSRLLLETISDKTEAAIWVRDREGRHQFVNEKWKKIFELSDKQVIGKTAFELIDKVTAREFQKNDKKVLDTNRPIKYEEKVSTLRGDCHYLTNMFPMGEIPGVGKSTGGIATDITERKQVEEKLKFNSRLLNEIGEAVISTDPDGKIIYWNRAAEQLYGWSTKEALGENIIDITPSIASRELASDIFSKLLAGESWYGEFEVSRKDGSVFLAMVTNSPVIDETGNLVAVIGISSDITERKANEQIIKKSLKEKELLLSEIHHRVKNNLAIISGLIILQLEDIEDQKFKEILKKSSNRIHSIAMVHELLYQSDNFADIPFEEYIKNLVSTIEDSISFDNKEVVMNTEVNLDSLNINQAIPLGLMLNELITNSLKYAFANNERGEITVNITRSDHNINVIYEDNGKGYPDDIEFTGTAGLGHTLIHTLLKQLAGDFNVQTKGKFRLEFQFEEHIQGAHSNI
- a CDS encoding response regulator translates to MKNQEPYILLVEDNPDDVELTMLAFKKNNFANEIHVVEDGEEALAFLFGNHSEGVDKRGLPMIILLDLMLPKIDGHEVLREIKSKKPTKLIPVVILTSSKEEEDILKGYELGANSYVRKPVDYKGFVEVVNNLGVYWLAINQPYLNDK
- a CDS encoding sensor histidine kinase; translated protein: MFESFPSGLLVLELDDTCTPPSFRQVNVNEAACRVTGMEMKSNNGKPWREMYPGLAQTVLTDIILDTISTGKTKHWEVEREGTGKSGKQVGGFVWFISKQVVGITFNDMPGEESQKKGLDKGFVRQSVQLESAIDELESFTYSVAHDLRAPLRRLDGFSQELLNEYSEQLDETGKHYLNRIRVAAQKMGSLIDDLLKLSRISKKNIETEYFDLGTLALELVEELREWDTEREVAFHNEGDLGIHADKGLFRSLMQNLLSNAWKFSSDRKPAQIKVGSTVHKNRKTYYVQDNGVGFDMKFAGKLFRAFQRLHSEKKFEGTGIGLATVQRIINRHGGRIWAESKPEKGATFYFYLTENKPQETK